A DNA window from Fusobacterium sp. JB019 contains the following coding sequences:
- a CDS encoding sodium ion-translocating decarboxylase subunit beta, with protein ARVVQKVGQEENPANFLLMHAMGPNVAGVIGSAVAAGVLLNIFG; from the coding sequence CAGCAAGAGTAGTACAAAAAGTTGGTCAAGAAGAGAACCCAGCAAACTTTTTATTAATGCATGCAATGGGACCAAATGTTGCAGGAGTAATAGGTTCAGCAGTTGCAGCAGGAGTATTATTAAATATATTTGGATAA
- a CDS encoding SulP family inorganic anion transporter: protein MTSTIQKLNLKNEILAGITVAIALLPEVIAFAFLAGIDPLIALHASIIIGLCTSIFGGRPGMISGAAGSVAVIFVSLVAVHGKEYLFATAVLMGIIQILVGVFKLGKFARMIPHSVILGFVNGLAIVIFLAQLNQFKVDGRYMGGIQLYVMIALVVLTMLVVHFLPKLTKIVPSSLVAIVVVTVLSLFLETKGVHMPNVKEFAKGGIAGGLPSFHIPKLPINIETLKIIFPYALTAALAGLIESLLTLSLIDDLTDTRGKGNRECIGQGIGNLLNGFMGGTGGCAMIGQSMVNLTSNGRGRISGVATALAMLSFVLFGSKMIEIIPLAALVGVMFMVVIETFAWESLKMGSRVPKKDVAIIVIVAAITIFHDLALAVIAGVIISALVFAWEKGEKISCKIKIGDNGCKTYMIDGPLFFGSASNFKELFNPKEDPEEVYIDFKNSYISDHSAIEAINAITEKYSDSGKKIHLKYLSQDCLLLLKNAEEIIEVNVYEDPRYHVADDSLA from the coding sequence ATGACATCAACGATTCAAAAATTAAATTTAAAAAATGAAATTTTAGCAGGAATTACGGTTGCCATAGCTTTGCTTCCAGAAGTAATAGCTTTTGCATTTTTAGCAGGAATTGATCCGCTTATTGCATTACATGCTTCGATTATTATAGGGCTTTGTACATCTATATTTGGAGGAAGACCAGGAATGATATCAGGAGCTGCAGGAAGTGTTGCAGTTATATTTGTATCATTAGTAGCTGTGCATGGAAAAGAATACTTATTTGCCACAGCAGTTCTTATGGGAATTATACAAATTCTTGTAGGAGTCTTTAAATTGGGAAAGTTTGCAAGAATGATACCTCATTCAGTAATATTAGGCTTTGTGAATGGGTTAGCAATAGTTATATTTTTAGCTCAATTAAATCAATTTAAAGTGGATGGAAGATATATGGGTGGAATTCAATTATATGTTATGATAGCTTTAGTTGTATTAACTATGCTAGTAGTACATTTTTTACCTAAACTTACAAAAATAGTTCCCAGTTCTTTAGTTGCCATAGTAGTAGTAACAGTGCTTAGCTTATTTTTGGAAACTAAAGGTGTTCATATGCCAAATGTAAAAGAATTTGCCAAGGGAGGAATAGCAGGGGGATTACCTAGTTTTCATATACCAAAATTACCTATAAATATAGAAACTTTAAAAATAATATTTCCATATGCTTTAACAGCAGCTTTAGCAGGATTAATAGAATCATTATTAACATTATCTTTGATTGATGATTTAACAGATACTAGAGGAAAAGGTAATAGAGAATGTATTGGACAAGGAATTGGAAACTTGTTAAATGGTTTTATGGGAGGAACAGGAGGTTGCGCTATGATAGGGCAATCAATGGTAAATCTTACAAGTAATGGTCGTGGAAGAATATCAGGTGTAGCAACAGCCTTGGCTATGTTATCTTTTGTGTTATTTGGATCTAAAATGATAGAAATAATACCTTTAGCAGCATTGGTAGGTGTTATGTTTATGGTTGTTATAGAGACATTTGCTTGGGAAAGTTTAAAAATGGGAAGTAGAGTTCCTAAAAAAGATGTGGCAATAATAGTGATTGTTGCAGCTATTACAATATTTCATGATTTAGCTTTAGCAGTTATAGCTGGAGTTATTATTTCTGCTCTTGTTTTTGCTTGGGAAAAAGGGGAGAAGATTAGTTGCAAAATTAAAATAGGAGATAATGGTTGTAAAACTTATATGATTGATGGACCTTTATTTTTTGGTTCAGCTTCTAATTTTAAAGAATTATTTAATCCTAAAGAAGATCCAGAAGAAGTATATATAGATTTTAAAAATTCCTATATAAGTGATCATTCTGCAATAGAAGCTATAAATGCTATTACAGAAAAATATTCAGATTCTGGTAAGAAAATTCATTTGAAATATTTAAGCCAAGATTGTTTATTATTATTGAAAAATGCAGAGGAAATAATAGAAGTAAATGTATATGAAGATCCAAGGTATCATGTAGCAGATGATAGTTTAGCATAA
- a CDS encoding cupin domain-containing protein: MTLGEKIKAIRKKKNYTLKYISEATKLSIGFLSNIERDINSPSISNLQQICQVLNVNLMEILDSNNDYSPVTKKEEREEIFSNLESHVKVESLLNGKSHFNGIAITIENGDNFSEMSWGHSYDEIGVVIKGELEIEIDKEIYHLNEGDSVIIKSGIPHRYKNPSPTPSIVYWFSSKK; encoded by the coding sequence ATGACACTTGGAGAAAAAATAAAAGCTATTCGAAAGAAGAAAAATTATACATTAAAATATATTTCTGAAGCAACTAAACTATCCATTGGATTTTTAAGTAATATTGAAAGAGATATCAATAGCCCGTCAATAAGTAATTTACAACAAATATGCCAGGTTTTAAATGTTAATCTTATGGAAATATTAGATTCTAATAATGACTATTCCCCTGTAACAAAAAAGGAAGAAAGAGAAGAAATATTTTCAAATCTAGAATCTCATGTTAAAGTAGAAAGTCTATTAAATGGTAAATCTCATTTTAATGGAATTGCTATAACTATTGAAAATGGCGATAATTTTAGTGAAATGTCTTGGGGACATTCATATGATGAAATTGGAGTTGTAATTAAAGGAGAGCTTGAAATAGAAATAGATAAAGAAATTTATCATCTTAATGAAGGAGACAGCGTTATTATAAAAAGTGGTATTCCACATAGATATAAAAACCCTAGTCCTACACCTTCTATTGTTTATTGGTTCTCATCTAAAAAATAG
- a CDS encoding PTS sugar transporter subunit IIC: MEILKGIILLLIVLAGFSLFSLKMPKGMKAMGALAGAATASFLVEAFQRYVGGDLLGIEFLGGVGDAAGSMGGVAAAALVPLALGVNPTYAVLVGVSVAGFGILPGFLAGYILSFIVPKVEAKVPQGLDLIFIICFIAPLSRLIATVSDPLVNSTLLNIGKILEQASHTSPVLMGIVLGGIITVVATAPLSSMALTAMLGLTGIPMAIGALSVMGSSFLNGIFFHRMGFGDRKTTIAVAVEPLTQADVISANPIPVYVTNFIGGAIAGVIVSTFGLVNNATGTATPIAGLMVMYGFNNPLVVTKVALMCAIAGGTSGYVGSLIFKNYKIKTVNEIRGN, translated from the coding sequence ATGGAGATTTTAAAAGGAATTATATTATTATTAATTGTTTTAGCAGGTTTTTCGTTATTTAGTTTAAAAATGCCTAAAGGAATGAAGGCAATGGGAGCGTTAGCCGGGGCAGCTACAGCAAGTTTTTTAGTCGAAGCATTTCAACGTTATGTTGGTGGAGATTTATTAGGAATAGAATTTTTAGGTGGAGTAGGAGATGCAGCAGGTTCTATGGGTGGAGTTGCAGCAGCAGCATTAGTACCATTAGCATTAGGAGTTAATCCAACATATGCAGTTTTAGTTGGAGTATCAGTTGCAGGATTTGGTATATTACCAGGATTTTTAGCGGGATATATATTATCATTTATAGTACCTAAAGTGGAAGCAAAAGTCCCTCAAGGATTAGATTTAATATTTATAATCTGTTTTATAGCACCATTATCTAGATTAATAGCTACAGTTTCAGATCCATTAGTAAATTCAACTTTATTAAATATAGGAAAAATATTAGAACAAGCATCTCATACAAGTCCAGTTCTTATGGGAATTGTTTTAGGAGGAATAATAACTGTGGTAGCAACAGCACCACTTTCTTCAATGGCTTTAACAGCTATGCTAGGTCTTACAGGAATACCAATGGCAATAGGTGCTTTATCAGTTATGGGATCTTCTTTTTTAAACGGAATCTTCTTTCATAGAATGGGATTTGGAGATAGAAAAACAACAATAGCAGTTGCAGTAGAACCACTTACTCAAGCAGATGTAATTTCAGCAAATCCAATACCAGTATATGTAACTAATTTTATAGGTGGAGCAATAGCAGGAGTTATTGTATCAACTTTTGGATTGGTTAATAATGCAACAGGAACAGCAACTCCAATAGCGGGATTAATGGTAATGTATGGATTTAATAATCCTTTAGTAGTTACAAAAGTTGCATTAATGTGTGCAATAGCAGGAGGAACTTCAGGATATGTAGGTTCATTAATATTTAAAAATTATAAAATTAAAACAGTTAACGAAATTAGAGGAAACTAA
- a CDS encoding L-serine ammonia-lyase, iron-sulfur-dependent, subunit alpha: MDSLKELFKIGCGPSSSHTMGPERAAKKFKKETEDAVSYRVELYGSLAATGKGHLTDWIIEETLKPKKTEVIWMPEFIHEFHTNGMKMEALDSEGNVMKDWLVFSVGGGTIKDLESKSSSLEECYKLNKMDDIIKWCDVNKKELWEYVEFSEGKEIWEHLGDILDTMNAAIDAGVKKDGILPGKLKYPRKAKKLYDKIDKKKNYLVITKKIFAYALAVAEENSSAGTIVTAPTCGAAGVIPGLLRALIEEYQLDRETSLRALAIAGLIGNLIKENATISGAEAGCQAEIGAACSMAAGMATYILGGTIGQIEYAAEMGLEHHLGMTCDPVGGYVQIPCIERNAIVAVRSLNTADYALSTSGEHTISFDQVVVTMKETGCDMCPAYKETSLGGLAKYYDKFLQA, from the coding sequence ATGGATAGTTTAAAAGAATTATTTAAAATAGGATGTGGGCCATCTAGTTCTCATACAATGGGACCAGAAAGAGCAGCTAAAAAATTTAAAAAGGAAACTGAAGATGCAGTATCTTATAGAGTAGAACTTTACGGAAGTTTAGCTGCTACAGGAAAAGGACATTTAACAGATTGGATTATAGAAGAGACATTAAAACCTAAAAAAACTGAGGTTATATGGATGCCTGAATTTATTCATGAGTTTCACACTAATGGAATGAAAATGGAAGCATTAGATTCTGAAGGTAATGTTATGAAGGATTGGTTAGTTTTTTCAGTTGGTGGAGGAACAATAAAAGATTTAGAAAGTAAATCTTCTTCTTTAGAAGAATGCTATAAATTAAACAAAATGGATGACATTATAAAATGGTGTGATGTAAATAAAAAAGAACTTTGGGAATATGTTGAATTTTCAGAAGGGAAAGAAATTTGGGAGCATTTAGGAGATATTTTAGATACTATGAATGCAGCTATAGATGCTGGTGTTAAAAAAGATGGTATTTTACCAGGAAAATTAAAATATCCAAGAAAAGCTAAAAAATTATATGATAAAATTGATAAGAAAAAAAATTATTTAGTTATAACTAAAAAAATATTTGCTTATGCTTTAGCAGTAGCTGAAGAAAATAGTAGTGCAGGAACAATAGTTACAGCACCTACTTGCGGAGCAGCAGGAGTAATTCCAGGGTTATTAAGAGCTTTAATAGAAGAATATCAATTGGATAGAGAAACTTCTCTAAGAGCTTTAGCAATAGCAGGATTAATAGGAAACTTAATAAAAGAAAATGCAACTATATCTGGAGCTGAAGCAGGCTGCCAAGCTGAAATAGGAGCTGCATGCTCAATGGCAGCAGGAATGGCAACATACATTTTAGGTGGAACAATAGGGCAAATAGAGTATGCTGCAGAGATGGGATTAGAACATCATTTAGGAATGACTTGTGATCCTGTTGGAGGATATGTTCAAATTCCTTGTATAGAAAGAAATGCAATAGTAGCAGTTAGATCTTTAAATACAGCTGATTATGCGTTGTCAACTTCAGGAGAGCACACTATAAGCTTTGATCAAGTTGTAGTAACTATGAAAGAAACAGGATGTGATATGTGTCCAGCTTATAAAGAAACTTCTTTAGGTGGACTAGCAAAATATTATGATAAATTTTTACAAGCTTAG
- the pepV gene encoding dipeptidase PepV: MNIQDEVLKYKNDVISSLQESIQIKSVEEEAKPGMPFGEGPAKALKHFLSVAEKLGFQTENFDNYAGHIDFGEGEETLGIVGHVDVVPEGTGWDYPPFSGQIVDNKMYGRGTLDDKGPLMICLYAMKALKDMGIPLNKKVRMIVGANEETNWGCMKHYFGKLNMPQPTLAFTPDSEFPVTFAEKGIFRGLLKIKTDCSELDILGGKVLNAVPEKAILTLPISTKEIIEKNLPLFNEGKEYKISSEIIDNKIVVTSLGKAAHAAHPHLGYNSLAALMLFINSLNLDISGLNTMAKFFAENVKMEFNGKSAGLFYEDEPSGEISMCYGKAFVEDGYINISLDTRYPVTVDGDEIKNKVLTLLDKYGMDFTFLKQEKPLYVKKDDPLVQTLTEVYSRVTGDTDCEPLASGGGTYAKAVKNCVAFGALLKGTPDTMHQKNECIDLDTIDTLLKIYVEAIYKLAK; encoded by the coding sequence ATGAATATTCAAGATGAAGTTTTAAAATATAAAAATGATGTTATTTCTTCTTTACAAGAATCTATTCAAATAAAAAGTGTAGAAGAAGAAGCTAAACCTGGAATGCCTTTTGGAGAAGGACCAGCAAAAGCTTTAAAACATTTTTTAAGTGTTGCTGAAAAATTAGGATTCCAAACTGAGAATTTTGATAATTATGCTGGACATATAGATTTTGGTGAAGGAGAAGAAACTTTAGGTATCGTTGGACATGTTGATGTTGTTCCTGAAGGTACTGGTTGGGATTATCCTCCTTTCTCTGGACAAATTGTAGATAATAAAATGTATGGAAGAGGAACTCTTGATGATAAAGGTCCTTTAATGATTTGTCTTTATGCTATGAAAGCTTTAAAAGATATGGGTATTCCTTTAAACAAAAAAGTTAGAATGATTGTTGGAGCTAATGAAGAAACTAACTGGGGATGTATGAAACATTATTTTGGTAAATTAAATATGCCTCAACCTACTTTAGCTTTTACTCCTGATAGTGAGTTTCCTGTAACTTTTGCTGAAAAAGGTATTTTTAGAGGTTTACTTAAGATTAAAACTGATTGTAGCGAATTAGATATTTTAGGGGGAAAAGTCTTAAATGCTGTTCCTGAAAAAGCAATTCTTACTTTACCTATTTCAACTAAAGAAATTATAGAAAAAAATCTTCCTCTATTTAACGAAGGAAAAGAATATAAAATATCATCTGAAATTATAGATAATAAAATAGTTGTTACTTCTTTAGGAAAAGCTGCTCACGCTGCTCATCCTCATCTAGGATATAATTCTTTAGCTGCACTTATGCTATTTATAAACTCTTTAAATTTAGATATCTCTGGCTTAAATACTATGGCTAAATTCTTTGCTGAAAATGTTAAAATGGAATTTAATGGTAAATCAGCTGGACTTTTCTATGAAGATGAACCTTCTGGAGAAATTTCTATGTGTTATGGAAAAGCTTTTGTTGAAGATGGATATATCAATATCTCTCTTGATACTAGATATCCAGTTACAGTTGATGGAGATGAAATTAAAAATAAAGTTCTTACTCTATTAGATAAATATGGAATGGATTTTACTTTCTTAAAACAAGAAAAACCTTTATATGTTAAAAAAGATGATCCTTTAGTTCAAACTCTTACTGAAGTTTATAGTAGAGTTACTGGAGATACAGATTGTGAACCTTTAGCTAGTGGTGGAGGTACTTATGCTAAAGCTGTAAAAAATTGTGTTGCCTTTGGTGCTTTATTAAAAGGAACTCCTGATACAATGCACCAAAAAAATGAATGTATTGACTTAGACACAATAGACACTCTTTTAAAAATTTATGTTGAAGCTATCTATAAACTAGCTAAATAA